Below is a window of Brassica napus cultivar Da-Ae chromosome A5, Da-Ae, whole genome shotgun sequence DNA.
GGTTTTGAACTGACATGTATTACCTTCTCGATCTATATACTATAATTCAGATACTAATCATTTCAGTACTACTTATAAAACAATGATCAAAAACCCTAAGTGTCTCATTACGAATTAGAAGACACTTTAAGATAGTGTGGTTTTGACATTAAACTAGTGTTATGAATTAATAGACATTTTAAGTGgaccttcttctttctttttaggAACATGAAAAGATACGTCAGTATCATCTGCGCCTGTGTATTTTCTGTCCATTTCAACATATGCTATAAGCCTATAACTGATTAtcatttttatgttattatgATGAATAGAATTAAAAAGATTGAATGCAAATGAATGGAAGGAAAGatattgaataaaaaaatggaattaTGTTCCATatcattcataaacatttttaatcatgaatattttataatcaCATCCATTTATTTTCATACATTCCACCAAAAAATGTGGaatgagatttgtttttttcactCCATTCAAATGGTAAAATTTTGGCATCTACATAAACAAATCAttccatataattttttttctataaatttgtaAACTAGTCGTACCTATAATGAATTTTCTCGTTTTCTAAGAAGTCATATGTACGACATTTAGAGTGTTTTTTTGTAAGAATTGATATTTACAGTCTGTTTGTTCAATAAACTTTAATTTTATGAGTGTGATTGTATATGTAGTATTAATAGAGTTAACTTTTTGGTGAAAAAGGTTTTTACTGCCAGTTCAGCTGATAATTCACCAGTCTCACTTGGTTGTCTTAGTGGAAATACATGTAAGATTGactttaattttgtttcttattttattcataGATTTTTTCTCTCAGTTACGCTGATATATTTCCTCTTGTTTCTTTCGATTAATTTACTTTCGGTTCCTATGGTATTTATTTACCAATCAAaacttatatgtatatatcattcACCACCAAATCACCAATAATGtcgaaaagaaagaaaacaaaaagcaaCCATATATAGAGGTTGATTGTTTACAGATTCTAaactagtttttggtttttgattttataaaagcCATTATTTTACCAAtcaagattttataaaaatagattCCCTAAAAAATAGGGAAACCAGATTTTGGGTTAACTACCTATTTTgaagtaaaaaccaaaaaccatgTTTTGTTGCTTTTCTAAACTATGTACGTGGgttttgtaaactttttttttttgtttcttattaaactatttccatatttatgtattaataTAAGCAAATATTAATAAGAAAGGGTTAAAGTGATAAATAGTAATTATTCCAAATCattaaagttaaataaaatattttacatctaGAAtctaatatgaaaaataaaattcttatacAAAGTTTAaattaacataattatttatttttaatttcaaaataaacaaatgtaaatatttttactgaTAATatgtagatatttatttttgatttattaaactaaaagattctctatatttattaaacatcaCTTTAAGATCGAactattgatatttatttatatatttgaatttcgtaaatttatttacttctagcacaatttttaaaatgtaattaatttttatttagtttgtttttaaaaataatgattaatTGTGTATtgtcatataatatatatgaatgtAGGTTCATTCATTTATATCAGTTCAAgacaaagaataaaattattttattattttttaaacattttctaagataaataaatttatcttactgtggtaaagtatgtaatatttcttatttttatagtAAGTCAAATTTATTAGTATTTAGTATATCTCAgcttgaaacaaaaataataaattaatatagttaaaccaaaaattaaaataaatatttattatttttaattttagaaaaaccaaaaaaattacagaaaaataaCGATAGAAatcaatgaataaaaaatattttagtatttaaacacaattttattttctgtttacagtttttttttaaatactatgaataatatttttattctattagttttaaaatcaaaatcaaaaactaaaaactaaaatctaaaacaacCATTCATGCTTttcaaaaaaccaaaatctactgcaaaatcaaaaaccaaaaaccaaaaacaaaaatctaaaaactagaaactaaaatccaaaaaccagaaactaaaatctaaaaaccagaAAACAATCATCACTATAGTACCACTGTTGATTATAGTGCATCCACACCAATAAATGTTCGCTAGCGAATTTAAtcattacaaaataattattatatttttcacgtACCACATGATGGTATTGACGTATCTAGCAATTTACTCGAAAGCTTAATCACTACACATGTTCACGTGGGAAGCCCGTCACTTAATTTGtgtccgttttttttttttttggtgtaaatgttaaaaTCATACCAAAGGTTTTTCTTTTACAACGTTATGGAGAGATCACACTTATTACACAAGAAATAGAACAGAGCAAGCAATTACAAAAAGTAAACTACATCATGGAACCGGCGGTGGCAGGCAGAAGTAGACTAGCAGGGGAGATGGCGAAGAAGCAGATGGTGGAGGAATGGAGATAAACCGATCACGCATAAGGCGATCGATACGCGCGGTGACTGCAGCTTCGGTAGTTGATTAGACTTGATTGATTCATATGACTTTATTATATCTTAACCGTGCAATTCGTATTACTAGTTTATAGAAACTTCAAAGAGATCTTTACAAAAACATACTGCTACGCTGTAAATCTTATAATACAGCTGGTCACATGCATGCATAAATTAGATAACtaaacaaagaaagaagagcatatatatatatgggcaATTATCTCAAATatgcatttttaaatttttatcacaaaatagctctctaaaatatcaaaataactttttttttgttttgaaaattttcatattttttttattttttaaataattctaaCCCTTAAACCTAGATTGGTTAACCCTaaggtaaaaatacatttttatctttaaataaaacttattttgattatttttttcattgaaagatatttttatccttaaaaatgactatcatagaaaaattttctatatatttggtGTGAGAAAAGCATATATATTCTGTGATATTACTAATTAAGTTTTGATTGGTTAGCATTAGTAACTGAGAGTAATTAGATTCGCTACTGAATACAGCGTACCACTTTTACTCAGTTCAAAACTACTTAAAAGATACTAAAAGAACAGCAGAACCTAACGTATTTCCGTTTAGTatgaaatctataaaaaaaacttgcgaaatctaaaagaaaaaagaaaaagcagaAAGTTTGAAGATTCAGAGAAAGTTAGCAAGGAGACAGACAGGGCGAGTGAGAGCCACGTGAGGTGTGTAAAAGAGCAAATTAAAAACCGCCAGATTTTCACGTGGGAAGTCACGTGATGGAGCATACACGTGTCAGCCTCAAAAGAGAAATAATAGAGGGAAGATAATTGGTCCCACCTTCTCACCGAACACCAATCATTTGATTCCCGCTAAGTTACATTTATGCCCCTCACCCGAAGGCCCTGTGGATGATTCAAAGCCTCGGTTCTTGTGTATTTGGGCCGGTTCTTGCGCTGTTGGGCTATCTTTTCCTTGTATAACTGTTACCACGTGACTTGCACGTGATCTCGCAATTCTAGTCGACTCGAGGTAAGTGATTCGAATCCTAAAGTAGCACtttcatattatattattttcaaaattggtGTATACGGAAAAAATGATATCCAACAGCTTGGTTGGGCCTATAGTGGCCCAAGTAGAATGGGCTTTACGAACCGCAACCTGTCATGTAACAAAACATAATAAACAAACCTTATCCACAAGGCAGCAAAGCAAGTCTGTTTGGTTTTGCCTCATCCACTGAGACATTCGTGAAGAAGACATGGCAATTCTCAGCAACGTCTCGTTTCCCTGCAGCAACATCTCTCTAAAaccatctctctcttcttctcgtcATCATTGTCTCATTCGCTGCTCACTGGTAAGAACATCTCTCCCAAGCTCTTAAACGAAGTGTGGGCTGAAGAAACCAGAaacagaaaaagagagagactctttattaattttatgattgtGGGTTTTGTCTTTAGCAGGAAGGGAAAGAAGTGGTGAGTCCATTGGTTTGGTCATTAGGAGAAGAGGTTTCAAAGAGAAGCTTACTTGCACTTGTCTCTGCTTCTCTCTTCTTTGTTGATCCTGCTCTTGCTTTTAAGGTAACTCTCCTTAAGTGGAAGCAAATTCTTTTGTGATCTAATATGCATCTGCTTGTGATTCAgatattatgtgtttgtttgatgtttgaaacattttgaattatattttgctgcaaactattttttttgaaaatttgtttttatggattatttaaatgaaactaaaaaaagGGTGGAGGTCCGTATGGACAAGGAGTCACGAGGGGACAGGACTTATCCGGCAAAGACTTCAGTGGCCAGACTCTGATCAGGCAGGACTTCAAAACGGTAATATTATCTCCCCCCTTCTAATGAGTGAATCATCATAATGTACACTAACTCTTTCGTTTAATCATCCTCTATTTGGTAACATCTTCGCGCAGTCCATCCTAAGGCAAGCCAACTTCAAGGGTGCTAAGTTGTTAGGTGCTAGCTTCTTTGATGCAGACCTAACAGGTTTGtttgttctcttttccttttgttGAAAGCATCAGAAGAACAGTATGTAATACATAAGACTTCTGATTCATAATCATATCCAGGTGCTGATTTATCCGAAACTGATCTCCGAGGTGCAGATTTCTCCTTGGCTAACGTAACAAAGGTCATAGTTGATATTATAAATGTGTAACCATGTATGTGTTTAATGCTaagagagcaaaaaaaaaaggatctgTGACTTTAGTGGTTAATAGTTAAAACATTGTTGCAGGTGAATTTAACAAACGCTAACTTGGAAGGAGCAACTGCTACTGGAAACACATCATTCAAGGGATCAAACATCACAGGCGCAggtacaaaaaagaagaagaaagctttcataataataatagtaataagaACCCTCTCTTTGTTATCTTTGAGCTTTATACAAAGTTTGTAACGGGATTTTAGATTTCACTGATGTTCCTCTAAGAGATGATCAACGAGAATACCTTTGCAAAATCGCTGATGGGTAAAAACCTCTTCTCCTCTCATCTCTTGGAATCAAATCTTATTCTAAATCTGAATGTAATGTGATTTTAATGTTtgcatttaattatattttgtttgacTCACTAGGGTTAATGCGACCACTGGGAATGCCACACGAGACACATTGCTCTGCAACTAAACTGCCAAATGTAAACCTTTGTCTTCTTCACCTGAGTTTttgttcaagtttttttttgtgtgtgtgaatgATGTTGTTGCAGAGTGAGTGTGTATATAAATATGCTTACTATACTCAAATTTGACATTGAGAGATTATGTATGCTACTTTACTTTCGGCctacaaaacaatatataaagtTTGGAACTGTACTTGTAAAATcacttgtttatttttcttcaaccaactttcagtttttttttttaacatgaaccctttttttttaaaccgtGAAAGGATGATACAAATAGTCTAATAACCACATTGGAggagaaacaaagaaaacatacaaatttgaaattttcacTGCTTCTTTTGATAACATGTCAGCAGCACTATTGCAGTTTATACATATGTTAAAcaacaaaattatttgttttttttaataaaaaaattctaaaaattaaaaaaaattacacaagaAAACTTGgcgaaatatttttaaattacacaGTCAAAAAGCATAATGGGTAAGTGGACTAAAATGATTTAAGAAAATCttataccataaaagagagttgtGTTTTCTTATAATACCTAGTGTGTACATGACTATAAGCTAATCACAGTTGTATAACAACTCAGTAGTTAAGTTTTTGATATTATCcatcaaaatgaaaatatcaTTCCATAAACTCCAAACAGTTTCTATCCCTACGTTCCCCCTCATCatctatatatacacaaattAAAACAGATAACTGACAATTGAGAGCATCTCTTGTTGTCTAAAAGAAgtgagaaaagaagagaaagagagaagccaTGTCTAAGTTGAATGCAAACGCCCTTCCTTTTCGTCCCGTTTACACCGATGAACATGCACTCTTTCTGACCTTCTCCAACGGCTTCCCCCTCACAGAAGTGCAAATATTTCATTACTTTAGCTGGCAAGTAACTAACCCTACTGCCTAACTCTCTAAATTTAtaatagtttttgttttgtgcAATGCATTGTTATCAGACCAGACCATTTACCTCGGAATTTCATGTTTTCTTCGTTACATAGAATGTTAGTTTTGTGTAAGTTAATGTCATAATCTATGAACTAACTCATACACACTCTTGCATGTTATATGACAAAGTCTTTAAATGGATACtaattttggtttagtttgtaCAAATGTTACATCACGTAGACATATACTTGCATTTTACATGCCTCATTGCATTTCTAAAGATAAAATGCATTGAAACTTGTCTTGcttaaaacatttaatttgGTGATTCATCGTATGGTTTCTggtgatataatatatatttgcgATAAACAATTggttctatatatatgatgatgatgatattaaTGTTGAAGTTGATGATTATCATCAGTTGTTACTACCCGTATGTTGAAGGAGTGAATGTGCACCAGCCTAAGATTGGAGACCCCTTGTTTGGAAAAATTGTGTTTAGGAAACAATGCATTCCAGCCTTACTCAtgggaaacaaagaaaaaatatattttatagtggaCGGCTGCCATCTCTACTGCAAAAGATTCGTAACCCAGAAGAGCAAACCCGAAGCCACCGAAAGTACTAGCCTCCCTGATGATGGTAACCACTCCGATGGTGATGAGTGATCTGAGTGTTTATGGAATGTAATCCCTTGGGTTGTTGTATCAATCAATGGGGTTTTAACTGGACCTATCCAGAATAAGCTTGCTGTTTttcaatttaattaataaaggATGTAATCGTTTGATTATGTGAGATCTGTTGGGTGGAGGTTTTTCATCTCAGTTCAGATATTATTtgaaacatgtttttattttggattattttttaattctttcttCAATTCAAAATATGGTTGAAATAAGCATGAAATCAccatttagaatatttatagaataaaatttaaaagataggAGGAAACTATGACTGTGACAAAAAAAGGAGGAAACTATGACTAATAAACATGTAGCcaattttttaaagattattgattaaatttcgTATAAAATAAACATCAATGCAAAGAAAGGCTCTCTTTATTAGAtctgaattaaaattaaacaacttTAACCTCTTACTTTTAGTTTAAAAACTGATGAAAAaggattttaaattattaattaatagcaTCGACTGGTAttgaaagattaaaaaattaagGTTTTTCGAACGAAGGTGATGGAGGaagttgcggttgcgggagttgtGGATGCGGGCGATTGCgatttctagcggttttaagaaatttgtacgactggtactgcggttaaaaattagtgtgtttgcgggtgacttatgacttGTTAACTACCTAATGCGTAGAGCTGGGTTGCGGGTCAAACCCGCCCCGCTGACCCGCCAATCCGCGgataaactgattttttttactcAAAAAATTTGACCCGCTTGACccgcaagaaaaaaatatgaaatccgcacccgccccgcttaAACCCGCGGATGATCCGCTAGACCCGcggataatattaataatattaaaaattattaatttaaatattttttattaaaaataacaataaaatttaatattttaaatattttttattaaaaataacaataaaatttaatagtttaaataatttttattaaaaataataaatattaatctatttataataaaaaataaattatttttaaaaaattttctattttaaaataatatttaaaaaaaaaatctttttttttagtttttgcggGTTGGCGTGTATCCGCACTGAATTTTGGCTgatccgcacccgccccgcataAAAATCACTCAACCCGCACCCGCATCCGCGAACCAAATTTTTCAAATCAttcgacccgcacccgccccgcagcGGATCAAATGGGGCGGGGCCCGCGGATAATGATTCATATTCCCAGCACTACTAatgcggtaacagtcaaataataaattaacaatatttacatttaatataattataaaaatatcaaaaatcataaaattataataaatataaaatttgtatttagaaagttataattttaatttttgaaaatttattgaaattggttttatcataaaattttataatattaattaaaatataatagatatattttaatattttcataatttcaattttaaaatttttattaaatatttttatttttgtatatatattgtttaaaaaaaagaaattttttttaccctcccgcaaccgcccgcaaccgcaaacgttggctggaaccagcttttgaatttatgagattcggagcggtttgaagcggtttagagtgatttgagtgattgtttcaaaccgccgacaaccgctaccaaccgcaaaagctgcgtttgcgggtggtagcgagAAAACCAGTCGCCCTCTTAGTGGGATGATTATTTTTGCGTCACTTGGAGAACGGACCCCACCGTATCAATCAAAGTTAACACGAGGAGAAAGAAGGCGACGACGTAGGCAGTTCCGGTCCAAAGGTATTTGTAACCCGTGTAATATGTAAGAATGTACTAGGAATCTCTCGATCcaattattttttacaaaaaatgtgTCGAATTTTCTTGATTTAAAAACACACTTCCTTTTCGAcgccaaaaaaaaacacttcttTTTCATATCGTCGATcgaaacaaataatatttaatattcacCCAACCATTATTTATCACTAAATAGTGGAAAACCCACAAATTTTTTGTCaagaaaaaaacctaaaattaacCGACAGCTAGACTGGGAGCCCTAAGTAAAAGCATTTACAATTCTTATTAGTAATGAGGTTAGGAGCTTCTGAAAATCTAGGAGAggaattatatatctttttttttttgtgcaccagAGGAATCATATatcttaattgtattttaaactGTCGCTAGCGAAGCTCGAGTCAATGCTGgtacaaaaatattgaacgttcaattataaattacaaaatcgAGAAAATTAGTACATTCATAACTATAGAGATTTgttacaaaaaacaaaatatagagATAATGATATGAATTATAGAGATAACGATAAAGTTTATGTTGTAGTTATCTAAATACATAGTCCTCATACGATAAGGACATTGTCTCTTGTATATATACTTGTACACTTTGATCAATACATACACACAGTTTATACACTATTTCAATAACTTTCAAGTTATTTTCCAAATTAGCTATTCGAAGTGAGTAAGATAAAGAGGAAAACAAGGTTAAATATAGTTGTGCAGAAAAGAAGTTTTGTTTCTCTTCCTCGGGGCGGAAGCAATGattaaatatgtataattaaataagAGAAATTTTATAAGAACAATAAAATATGTATGATTCGTTTCTTCCGGTGGCAAGAACGTATTTACAAGTCCCGGGAAGGAGGGGGTGGAAGCAGTGACTTAGTGGGATCACTGTCGTCCTGAGTCACTTGGAGAACGGAAGTCACCGTCCCAATCAAAGTCAAGACCAGAATTATAACTGCTGCGATGGTGGCAGTTCCAGTCCAAAGGTCTTTGAAGTAGACTCGCCGGAGAGTTGCGAGGAATCTGTTGAGACGGTTGTCGTAGTATTTGTTAAGTCTCTCGGCTATATCGTAATAGTAAAAGCCATTATCAGCGAGCCCTAAGCACATCTTGTTCACCATTTCCACCACTGATTCGGAATGTCCCAACAAATTCTTTATAACCCCTTATTTTGGATGTAACTGAAAGCATtagttttcgaaaatgaaaacatatagacaatttttttaaaaataagttgtcTGATTTTccttatataaaaaagaaatattttattttccctaCGATTATGAAAACCAAATCTATGCGAACACTAGACTAGATACTTAATATTCATATGTGTAATGCttatatatcaatatatcaTGTATGAGCGTGGATGAAGCTTTTTTAAATGCAATATATATACCTTTGTTGACGAGTAATTCAACGTCTTGCTCGGTGTCGATGAGGAAGTCCAAGAAAGCGATGTAGTGACAAACATAGGCTGCGTAAGTATAATGACACTGCTCTAGTGCCATTATGTTCCTCCACAACCTTTCCGTGTGACCACGTGCTGTGAATCAAGGCATTGTCAAAACACCACGTTCGAATTTGATCGCAAACGATGTGCCCCTCTCTACTTTATTCCCTACAATATCAACTCCTGCACTGTCTAGCTCGTCTGCGTTGTGAAGATTTTTTATTAGGAATTTCTTCGAATATTGTTCGTAAATCTGATCTTTTTTTGTCAGACCAAGCTTCTCGACACGGACACACCGAAACATATCTGTAATATGAATGAAATTCACTTCTGGTTTGATCTTATTTATAAAGCCAAAATTTCCAAGGATAAAGTCACGGAACGTCAAGTTATCTCCAAACTTTATGAAGAAGGGTCCAAAGAGGTTTTCCAAAAGGGAAAATGGAAGTTGGTTCTCGAGCAAGAGTAGGTCTTCAAAGATAGTGTCTCGGTGGCAAGACTCGTCGAAAAGAAAATATCCTGTTTTGTCGATGTATCTACGTCCGGTCTGCTTTAAAAACACTAGTATGAACACCGAGTCGACGAGCATCATTTCAACGAAGTCTTCAGAGCTTATCTAGTCTGTTGATTCTGCATAGCATGTTCTTACGATTTGCTCATCTCTTACGATGATTCTTATGAACTCCTCAACTGTTTGATTCCCATACATAAGTGCAAAATTCTCAAGGTACTTCTTCTTGTGCTGCTCCATCTTCTCATATTCCAAATGCCTGCGGAAAGTTCAGAAGCAACAATACGGATAAGCTAGGAATGGGTTAAGGTAGAATATCAAAGTTGCCAAACTATAATTTAaccccaaaaaaaatatttgtatagcTCAATAaatatttgaccaaaaaaactaTAGctcaataaatgaataaataagcaatttttttttaaaaaaagtattaAGTAGGCAACAATTTATATTTACAGTATATaacatatattgtatattataaTTGTAATCCAAAGACCAAACCTGAACACAAAATCCATTTTTGGTCCTACGTACTATTTTTAcataaaccaaaaagaaaagggTAGAAAAACTAAACGTGATACACATGTATGCtaattgagtttgtgttgtatACCTCGAATCGTTTTTGGAGAGCTCCATGATTTGAGGTTTCTTAGAAAGAGGACCGATGAGAAGCATTTGAGGAGTGTAAGCATCTGGTCTCACATTTCGTAATCGGCATGGCACTCTCTTGGGTAGAAATTTGCTTGGTTGCATCTTTAGATCCAGGTTTACTTGTATCTCCAAGCCATTTCAAATGAAATGAATTCacattttggcaaaaaaaaacatctagtCTTTCCATAGAGATATGGGGAGCTTCCGAAAATCTAGGAGAGTAATCGAATatcttaattatattttaaacttttaagataAAGAGGACACCAAAGTTATATATAGTTCTGTgtggaaaagaaaaacaatgcaagtttttttttttttttaagttttgtttctaGGTATACAAGAAACCGTCTACTTTCCTCGGGGAGGAGCTTGAGGTGGTGGTGACTTGGGGTCGCTCTGCGTCACTTGGAGAACAGAAGCCACCGTCTGAACTAAAGCCAAAATAAGGAGAACAACGGCTGCCACGGTGGCAGTTCCGGTCCAAATATCTTTGAAGTAGACTCGTCGGAGCGTGGCCACGGATCTGTGGAGACTGCTATTGTAGTGCTTTTTGAGTTTTTCAGCTATAGGCTCATAGTAAGATCCAAAGTCCACAAGCCCTAAACACAGCTTATTCACCATTTCTGCCACCGATCCTTGATGCCCTAACCAGTTCTTATTCTTCTTTATAACGTCTTTTGACGTAAAATGTGAAGATATGCTAGGCACCCTCATAATATTATTGAAAAAGGTGTCGGTCTTACGTAATACAGGAATGTTCAACATAGTTTAACCATTCCCTAAAACAATCTGAATTTGAAATCTAAACAATGTcgaaaaacgtgttttggtagcattttttgttgataaaataTTAGGACAAAGAAACCTAATATAAGGTAACCTGACTAAATAACTTGATTTGTTTCTGAAAATCTTCAAAACTAAAATTACAGTTTTCTAAAATCCTGAGTCCTAAACGTATACCAGACGAGTATATCTTCGTTCCTTTGATACTTTTGAGTTCCGGTCTGAAGGAAGAACCCTAGTAAGAAAACAGCGTCGCGTACGATCATTTCCACGAACTCTGCAGATTTGATCCACTCTGTTGATTCGGCATAGCTTGCTCTTATGATATGTTCATCTCTCTCAATGATTCTGCTGAACTCTATGATGGTTTCAGTCCCATATCTATGTGCAATTTCCATAAGATACTTCTTCTTGTGACGTTCCATGTTCATATAGTTCATATATCTGGAATAATCCAATCCAAATGcattaaactatttatagaaaaaatctGAATGTTCTCAACACAAATAATACTATTTAAAGGATACTTTATTAATTTCCGAATCGTTAACGGAcaaaacttaaaacaaaatattcttaCGTATAGCACTTTTACATACAATTTATAATActatgaattttaatattttattaacatataaaCACAAATACACTAATTAAGATGTTAACATAAGCGAAAACAAACATGAaatcaaacaacaaaaacaGTTGTTAACAATCTCTTGTCCGTTTGCAttctacaaattttaaa
It encodes the following:
- the LOC106450770 gene encoding thylakoid lumenal 15 kDa protein 1, chloroplastic isoform X1, encoding MAILSNVSFPCSNISLKPSLSSSRHHCLIRCSLQEGKEVVSPLVWSLGEEVSKRSLLALVSASLFFVDPALAFKGGGPYGQGVTRGQDLSGKDFSGQTLIRQDFKTSILRQANFKGAKLLGASFFDADLTGADLSETDLRGADFSLANVTKVNLTNANLEGATATGNTSFKGSNITGADFTDVPLRDDQREYLCKIADGVNATTGNATRDTLLCN
- the LOC106450770 gene encoding thylakoid lumenal 15 kDa protein 1, chloroplastic isoform X2, encoding MAILSNVSFPCSNISLKPSLSSSRHHCLIRCSLEGKEVVSPLVWSLGEEVSKRSLLALVSASLFFVDPALAFKGGGPYGQGVTRGQDLSGKDFSGQTLIRQDFKTSILRQANFKGAKLLGASFFDADLTGADLSETDLRGADFSLANVTKVNLTNANLEGATATGNTSFKGSNITGADFTDVPLRDDQREYLCKIADGVNATTGNATRDTLLCN